One segment of Campylobacter concisus DNA contains the following:
- the glmM gene encoding phosphoglucosamine mutase, with protein sequence MKLFGTDGVRGKAGEKLSAQTSMRLAMAAGIYFRKTSATNVILVGKDTRKSGYMIETAIVAGLTAVGYNVLQIGPMPTPAIAFLTENMRCDAGIMISASHNPYYDNGIKFFDSFGNKLDEKIEAEIEKIFYDDELIANAQKTMTEIGANKRIDDVIGRYIVQIKNSFPKELNLKNLRVVLDVANGAAYKVAPTVFSELGADVIVINDEPNGSNINQNCGALHPEDLASEVKRLRADIGFAFDGDADRLVVVDENGEVVHGDAILGSLAAFLYEQKALKGGAIVATVMSNAALDDYLKAHKIKLLRSNVGDKYVLEMMKENGINFGGEQSGHVIFNDYAKTGDGLVTSMQVVAMMLKKGKKASEIFGELKPYPQILLNLKITEKKPLDKIEGLKELEANLAKEGIRSLFRYSGTENLIRLLLEGKNQTLVEKRMDEVEKFFIKALNA encoded by the coding sequence ATGAAACTATTTGGAACGGATGGAGTTCGTGGAAAAGCTGGTGAGAAGCTTTCAGCTCAAACATCTATGCGTCTTGCAATGGCGGCTGGAATTTACTTTAGAAAGACCTCAGCTACAAATGTGATTTTGGTTGGAAAAGATACTAGAAAAAGCGGCTATATGATCGAAACTGCCATCGTTGCGGGGCTAACTGCAGTTGGCTACAACGTCCTTCAAATAGGCCCTATGCCAACGCCTGCGATCGCATTTTTAACAGAAAATATGCGCTGTGACGCTGGTATCATGATAAGCGCATCGCACAACCCATACTACGATAACGGCATCAAATTTTTTGATAGCTTTGGCAACAAACTTGATGAAAAAATAGAAGCTGAGATAGAGAAAATTTTCTACGACGACGAGCTCATCGCAAACGCCCAAAAAACGATGACAGAGATCGGCGCAAACAAAAGGATCGACGATGTTATCGGCAGATATATCGTGCAAATCAAAAATTCATTCCCAAAAGAGTTAAATTTAAAGAATTTACGAGTAGTTTTAGACGTGGCAAACGGAGCTGCTTACAAGGTCGCACCAACCGTATTTAGCGAGCTTGGAGCTGACGTCATCGTTATAAACGACGAGCCAAATGGTAGCAACATTAACCAAAACTGTGGCGCGCTTCATCCAGAGGATCTAGCAAGCGAAGTAAAAAGGCTTCGTGCCGACATCGGCTTTGCATTTGACGGCGATGCTGATAGGCTTGTAGTAGTTGACGAAAACGGCGAAGTTGTGCATGGCGACGCGATACTTGGCTCGTTGGCTGCATTTTTATACGAGCAAAAGGCTCTAAAAGGTGGTGCCATCGTGGCTACGGTAATGAGTAACGCAGCACTTGATGACTATCTAAAAGCTCATAAGATCAAACTACTTCGCTCAAACGTAGGCGATAAATACGTGCTTGAGATGATGAAAGAAAATGGTATAAATTTTGGCGGTGAGCAAAGCGGTCACGTCATTTTTAACGACTACGCTAAGACTGGCGACGGCCTTGTTACCTCAATGCAAGTTGTCGCGATGATGCTTAAAAAAGGTAAAAAAGCTAGCGAAATTTTTGGCGAGCTAAAGCCATATCCGCAAATTTTGCTAAATTTAAAGATCACAGAGAAAAAGCCGCTTGATAAGATAGAGGGGCTAAAAGAGCTTGAGGCTAACCTTGCAAAAGAGGGCATAAGGTCGCTCTTTAGATACTCTGGCACTGAGAATTTGATCAGACTTTTGCTTGAGGGTAAAAATCAAACTTTAGTTGAAAAACGCATGGATGAAGTTGAGAAATTTTTCATAAAAGCCTTAAATGCGTAA
- the lspA gene encoding signal peptidase II has protein sequence MRKNLVKFFIAFFIIFIVDQAIKMIFIDGFSWEGEFFSLVLTYNKGVAFSMFAFLDEWLKFIQIALILGVFVYLVVEKKLLCSHAIWLGALLGAGSSNITDRFIHGGVVDYVFWHKWFNFAVFNFADVMIDLCVVMILWQSFRKRRESGK, from the coding sequence ATGCGTAAAAACTTAGTTAAATTTTTCATCGCATTTTTTATCATTTTTATCGTTGATCAAGCGATAAAAATGATATTTATAGATGGTTTTTCGTGGGAGGGTGAGTTTTTCTCGCTAGTTCTTACATATAATAAGGGCGTTGCATTTTCGATGTTTGCCTTTTTAGATGAGTGGCTGAAATTTATCCAGATTGCCCTTATTTTAGGCGTTTTTGTCTATCTAGTCGTTGAGAAAAAGCTGCTTTGCTCGCATGCCATTTGGCTTGGAGCTTTGCTAGGAGCTGGCAGCTCAAATATCACAGATAGATTTATCCATGGCGGTGTCGTGGATTACGTCTTTTGGCACAAGTGGTTTAACTTTGCGGTCTTTAACTTCGCTGATGTGATGATCGATCTTTGCGTGGTGATGATACTTTGGCAAAGTTTTAGAAAAAGGAGAGAGAGTGGGAAATAA
- a CDS encoding NINE protein: MGNNIYVAYALWLLTGWLGAHRIYLGKFITGFLMMGLFFIGYSLQIILVGYLFLAIWGIWWIIDAFLVGTYVEKNLQKTELKERLKLKDKEDDLKRLYELFESGAISKAEFEARKEILFR; this comes from the coding sequence GTGGGAAATAATATCTACGTCGCATACGCGCTTTGGCTACTTACTGGCTGGCTTGGAGCGCATAGAATTTACCTTGGTAAATTTATCACTGGCTTTTTAATGATGGGACTATTTTTTATTGGTTACTCTTTGCAAATCATCCTCGTTGGTTATTTATTCTTGGCTATTTGGGGCATTTGGTGGATCATAGATGCATTTTTAGTTGGCACTTATGTCGAGAAAAATTTACAAAAGACCGAACTAAAAGAGAGACTAAAACTAAAAGATAAAGAGGACGACTTAAAAAGGCTTTACGAACTTTTTGAGAGTGGTGCGATCAGCAAGGCTGAATTTGAAGCTAGAAAAGAGATACTTTTTAGATAA
- a CDS encoding CopD family protein yields MAEYYLYLKYLHYLFFISWMAVLFYQPRLYVYHVENMDKPDFVKVVEVMEYKMYHYIGWVALIGSFVTGILILIAMPDLIKTGHIHVKILVVILMSIYHLDLGRYMKQLKEKRCNKSGIFFRAYNEVPTIAMLIIIWVMIVNPF; encoded by the coding sequence ATGGCAGAATATTACCTTTACTTAAAATACCTCCACTATTTGTTTTTCATCTCGTGGATGGCAGTGCTGTTTTATCAGCCAAGGCTCTACGTTTATCACGTAGAAAACATGGACAAACCTGACTTTGTAAAAGTGGTCGAAGTGATGGAGTACAAGATGTATCACTACATCGGCTGGGTCGCGCTCATTGGCTCATTTGTCACTGGCATTTTGATACTTATCGCGATGCCTGATCTTATAAAAACTGGTCACATCCATGTCAAAATTTTAGTTGTCATCTTAATGTCCATCTATCACCTAGACCTTGGACGCTACATGAAGCAGCTCAAAGAAAAACGCTGTAACAAAAGTGGCATCTTCTTTAGAGCTTACAACGAAGTGCCAACTATCGCGATGCTTATCATCATCTGGGTCATGATAGTAAATCCATTTTAA
- a CDS encoding acetyl-CoA carboxylase subunit A yields the protein MIHKILIANRGEIAVRIVRACRDLHIQSVGIYTAPDSECLHVRIADEAYQVGEDPIKGYLDAKAIVKLAKECGADAIHPGYGFLSENYEFAKAVEDAGLIFIGPKAEVIRKMGDKNIARYLMKKNGIPIVPGTEKLNDESMDAIKEHARRIGYPVILKASGGGGGRGIREVWQEEDMQDAFESCTREAKAYFNNDEVFMEKLVVNPRHIEFQILGDNYGNIIHLCERDCSIQRRHQKIIEIAPCPSISENLRKIMGVTAVAAAKAVGYSNVGTIEFLLDDYNNFYFMEMNTRIQVEHGITEEITGHDLVVRQIRIAAGEILEIEQSDIKPRGYAIEARITAENVWENFIPAPGTIEGYYPALGPSVRVDSHVYKDYTIPPFYDSLIAKLIVKATDYDLAVNKLERALEEFTIEGVRTIIPFLLTISKSKEFRRGFFDTSYVEKNLKTILENTYDDMNKEPNDDLEEVIVEAIKRYKKKR from the coding sequence ATGATACATAAAATTCTTATCGCAAATCGTGGTGAGATCGCAGTTAGGATAGTCAGAGCTTGTAGGGATTTACACATTCAAAGCGTAGGAATTTACACAGCGCCAGATAGCGAGTGCTTACATGTGAGGATCGCTGATGAAGCCTATCAAGTGGGCGAAGATCCGATCAAAGGCTATCTTGACGCCAAAGCTATCGTAAAGCTTGCTAAAGAGTGCGGGGCTGACGCGATACACCCAGGATACGGCTTTTTAAGCGAAAACTACGAATTTGCAAAGGCAGTCGAGGACGCTGGGCTTATCTTTATCGGTCCAAAGGCTGAAGTGATCAGAAAAATGGGCGATAAAAACATCGCTAGATATCTGATGAAGAAAAACGGCATACCGATAGTTCCAGGTACTGAAAAGCTAAATGATGAGAGCATGGACGCCATAAAAGAGCATGCTAGACGCATCGGCTATCCAGTCATCTTAAAAGCAAGTGGTGGTGGTGGTGGCCGTGGCATTAGAGAGGTCTGGCAAGAAGAAGATATGCAAGATGCCTTTGAGTCGTGCACCAGAGAGGCTAAGGCATACTTTAACAATGACGAAGTTTTTATGGAGAAGCTTGTCGTAAATCCTCGCCACATCGAGTTTCAAATTTTAGGCGATAACTACGGCAACATCATCCACCTTTGCGAGCGTGACTGCTCTATCCAAAGGCGCCACCAAAAGATCATTGAGATCGCACCTTGCCCATCTATCAGTGAAAATTTAAGAAAGATCATGGGTGTGACTGCGGTGGCTGCTGCAAAGGCTGTGGGCTACTCAAACGTCGGAACTATCGAGTTTTTGCTAGATGACTACAACAACTTTTACTTCATGGAGATGAACACCCGTATCCAAGTGGAGCACGGCATCACTGAAGAGATCACAGGACATGACCTAGTCGTTAGGCAGATAAGGATCGCAGCTGGTGAAATTTTAGAGATCGAGCAAAGCGACATCAAGCCGCGCGGCTACGCGATAGAAGCAAGGATCACGGCTGAAAATGTCTGGGAGAATTTCATCCCAGCACCAGGCACGATCGAGGGCTACTACCCAGCCCTTGGCCCATCTGTGCGTGTCGATAGCCACGTCTATAAAGACTACACCATACCGCCATTTTATGACTCTTTGATCGCAAAGCTGATCGTAAAGGCGACCGACTACGATCTAGCGGTAAATAAGCTTGAAAGAGCACTTGAAGAATTTACCATCGAAGGCGTGCGAACGATCATCCCATTTTTGCTAACGATCAGCAAAAGTAAAGAGTTTAGAAGAGGATTTTTCGATACTAGCTACGTTGAGAAAAACTTAAAAACTATCCTTGAAAACACCTATGACGATATGAATAAAGAGCCAAATGACGACCTAGAAGAAGTCATCGTAGAGGCGATAAAAAGATATAAAAAGAAGAGATAA
- a CDS encoding SMI1/KNR4 family protein: MFLKLDEIAQKLDQIFLPLEQEGMTGMRLLLQNDIKATTQALKNAEKALGVNFPAKFAELMSKFDLGNFKICNVKFGSKGDYVSELVRLNSVDEFGGKWWNGETRPLNLIVFAVGDPWIFLLDCTSGAVYAWLLGDKKLCSRRVASDFEKFFIVLASIDIARLNDEAMPKAEEVLKFVQTDSTRTNRAFDFWQELLQI; the protein is encoded by the coding sequence ATGTTTTTAAAGCTAGATGAAATCGCTCAAAAGTTAGATCAAATTTTCTTACCACTAGAGCAAGAGGGTATGACTGGCATGAGGCTCTTGCTTCAAAATGATATTAAAGCTACTACACAAGCACTTAAAAACGCAGAAAAGGCTCTTGGCGTAAATTTCCCAGCTAAATTTGCAGAGCTAATGAGCAAATTTGACCTTGGAAATTTTAAAATTTGCAATGTCAAATTTGGCTCCAAAGGCGATTACGTGAGTGAGCTAGTACGGCTAAATAGCGTAGATGAGTTTGGTGGCAAATGGTGGAATGGCGAGACTCGCCCTTTAAATTTAATAGTCTTTGCCGTGGGTGATCCGTGGATATTTTTGCTTGATTGCACGAGTGGCGCGGTCTATGCATGGCTACTTGGAGATAAAAAGCTTTGCAGCAGGCGCGTTGCGAGTGACTTTGAAAAATTTTTTATAGTGCTTGCTAGCATCGATATAGCAAGGCTAAATGATGAAGCTATGCCAAAGGCCGAAGAAGTGCTTAAATTCGTTCAAACAGATAGCACTCGTACTAATAGAGCCTTTGACTTTTGGCAGGAGTTACTTCAAATTTAA
- the gdhA gene encoding NADP-specific glutamate dehydrogenase, producing the protein MSEYIEKTMEWIKKTNPGQGVFVQAATEVLNSLEPLIKRESKYQKHAILERIVIPERTVIFRVTYTGDDGRPQANNGYRVQFNSAVGPYKGGIRLHPSVDLGVLKFLGFEQIFKNSLTGVNIGGAKGGSTFDPKGKSEGEIMRFCQAFMSELYRHIGNTVDVPAGDIGVGAREIGYMFGQYKKLTGRFDGILTGKGLNWGGSLARTEATGYGLVYFTQNMLKRASLGLEGKKCNISGSGNVAIYTVEKLYQVGALPITVSDSNGYVYDAEGVDLAVLKELKEVKRARLSEYVKFRPNARYVSVSEYKEGRNGVWDVPCDGAFPCATQNELHLADIKTLYANGCRFVAEGANMPSTLDAINFMLAQKDFYFAPAKAANAGGVGTSGLEMMQNAGMTSWSFEEVDHRLHGIMNHIFELSYETSKEFGDEGNLVLGSNIAGFRKVADAMIDQGYV; encoded by the coding sequence ATGAGCGAGTACATCGAAAAAACGATGGAGTGGATAAAAAAGACCAATCCGGGTCAAGGCGTCTTTGTCCAGGCTGCGACCGAGGTTTTAAACAGCCTCGAGCCGCTTATAAAAAGAGAGAGCAAGTACCAAAAACACGCGATACTAGAACGCATCGTCATACCTGAGCGCACGGTGATCTTTCGCGTCACGTACACGGGTGACGACGGCAGACCGCAGGCAAATAACGGCTACCGCGTACAGTTTAACTCAGCCGTGGGCCCCTATAAAGGCGGCATCAGACTGCATCCTAGCGTGGATCTTGGCGTGCTAAAATTTCTAGGATTTGAGCAAATTTTTAAAAACTCGCTCACGGGCGTAAATATCGGCGGCGCAAAAGGCGGCAGCACCTTTGATCCAAAAGGCAAGAGCGAGGGCGAGATAATGCGCTTTTGCCAGGCGTTTATGAGCGAGCTTTACCGCCACATCGGCAACACCGTGGACGTGCCCGCAGGCGACATCGGCGTTGGCGCGCGCGAGATCGGATATATGTTTGGGCAGTATAAAAAACTCACGGGCAGGTTTGACGGCATACTAACGGGCAAGGGGCTAAACTGGGGTGGCAGCCTAGCGCGCACGGAGGCGACCGGATACGGGTTAGTGTATTTTACGCAAAATATGCTCAAAAGAGCGAGCCTTGGGCTAGAGGGCAAAAAATGCAACATAAGCGGTAGCGGAAACGTCGCCATCTACACGGTAGAAAAGCTCTATCAAGTAGGCGCGCTGCCTATCACGGTTTCTGATTCAAACGGATACGTTTACGACGCAGAGGGCGTCGATCTAGCGGTACTTAAAGAGCTAAAAGAAGTCAAACGCGCGCGCCTTAGCGAATACGTTAAATTTAGACCGAACGCAAGATACGTAAGCGTAAGCGAGTACAAAGAGGGCAGAAACGGCGTGTGGGACGTGCCGTGCGACGGGGCATTTCCGTGTGCGACGCAAAACGAGCTTCACTTAGCCGACATAAAGACGCTCTACGCTAACGGCTGCCGTTTCGTGGCTGAGGGGGCAAATATGCCAAGCACACTTGATGCGATAAATTTTATGCTAGCGCAAAAGGATTTTTACTTCGCTCCGGCAAAGGCGGCAAACGCTGGTGGCGTGGGCACAAGTGGCCTTGAGATGATGCAAAACGCTGGCATGACTTCGTGGAGCTTTGAGGAGGTAGATCACAGACTTCATGGCATCATGAATCATATCTTCGAGCTTAGCTACGAGACTAGCAAGGAGTTTGGCGACGAGGGAAATCTAGTACTTGGCTCAAATATCGCGGGCTTTAGAAAAGTGGCCGATGCGATGATAGATCAGGGATACGTGTAG
- the infC gene encoding translation initiation factor IF-3, with protein sequence MSKENEVLLNEDIRAREVRCVGDDGTAYGVISREEALEISNKLGLDLVLIAPDAKPPVCKIMDYGKFRYQQEKKQKEAKKKQKTIEIKEIKLSVKIAQNDINYKVKHASEFLQDGKHVKFRVFLKGREMSTPEAGVAMLEKVWEMIKNEADRDKEPMIEGRYVNMLVTPKKG encoded by the coding sequence TTGAGTAAGGAAAATGAAGTATTGCTCAATGAGGACATAAGGGCGAGAGAGGTAAGATGTGTAGGGGATGATGGCACGGCATACGGTGTCATCTCAAGAGAAGAGGCTTTAGAGATCTCAAATAAGCTTGGGCTTGATCTAGTGCTTATAGCGCCAGACGCGAAGCCACCAGTTTGCAAGATAATGGACTATGGTAAATTCCGTTATCAGCAAGAGAAAAAGCAAAAAGAGGCCAAGAAAAAGCAAAAAACCATCGAGATAAAAGAGATAAAACTCTCTGTCAAGATCGCCCAAAACGATATAAACTACAAGGTTAAACACGCAAGCGAGTTTTTGCAAGATGGCAAACACGTTAAATTTCGTGTATTTTTAAAGGGTCGCGAGATGAGCACTCCAGAAGCTGGTGTAGCTATGCTTGAGAAGGTCTGGGAAATGATAAAAAATGAAGCTGATCGCGATAAAGAACCTATGATAGAAGGTCGTTATGTAAATATGCTTGTAACTCCAAAAAAGGGTTAA
- the thrS gene encoding threonine--tRNA ligase: MSDIIAYKLNGEIVDTQSIAGRESSAEPIYFDNSKEALHVIRHSCAHLMAQAIKSLYPKAKFFVGPNVEDGFYYDFRVDDEGTKLGESDLAAIEDKMKELAEKKFDIVKACSTKANMSEKFKNDDLKQEVLKRIPDGEVSSYSQGDFEDLCRGPHVPNTKFLKFFKLTRVAGAYLGGDESREMLTRIYGTAYADKESLKEHIRIIEEAKKRDHRKLGVEMKLFTFDEEVGGGLPIWLPNGGRLRSKLEQILYKAHRDRGYEPVRGPELLKADVWKKSGHYANYKENMYFTTIDDAEYGIKPMNCVGHIKVYQSDIRSYRDLPLKFFEYGVVHRHEKSGVLHGLFRVREFAQDDSHIFCMPSQIKENILEILKFAGKIMENFGFHYEMEISTKPAKAIGGDEIWETATKALKEALDENGFRYGIDEGGGAFYGPKIDIKITDALKRKWQCGTIQVDFNLPERFDLGYIDANNERQRPVMLHRALLGSFERFIGILLEHTAGELPFFIAPTQVVIVPISDVHLDYAKEISRELRKINVDSEIASKNESLNKRIRTAEKQRVPMIVVLGDNEVANKSVALRDRQARTQSDMSLAEFINLTKEKLSEVHF, translated from the coding sequence ATGAGCGATATCATCGCATACAAACTAAATGGCGAAATAGTCGATACACAAAGTATCGCAGGGCGTGAGAGTAGTGCTGAGCCTATCTATTTTGACAACTCAAAAGAGGCACTACACGTTATCAGACACTCCTGTGCACACCTCATGGCACAAGCTATCAAATCACTCTATCCAAAGGCGAAATTCTTTGTCGGACCAAACGTAGAAGATGGGTTTTATTATGATTTTAGAGTTGATGATGAGGGCACGAAGCTAGGCGAGAGCGATCTAGCAGCGATCGAAGATAAGATGAAAGAGCTTGCTGAGAAGAAATTTGACATCGTAAAAGCTTGCTCAACTAAAGCTAATATGAGTGAGAAATTTAAAAACGACGATCTAAAACAAGAGGTCTTAAAAAGAATTCCAGATGGCGAAGTTAGCAGCTACTCGCAAGGCGATTTTGAAGATCTTTGCCGTGGACCACATGTGCCAAATACTAAATTTTTAAAATTTTTCAAGCTTACACGCGTGGCTGGAGCTTATCTTGGCGGAGATGAGAGCCGTGAGATGCTAACTAGAATTTATGGCACAGCATACGCAGACAAAGAGAGCCTAAAAGAGCACATCCGCATCATCGAAGAGGCCAAAAAGCGTGACCATAGAAAGCTTGGCGTCGAGATGAAGCTATTTACCTTCGACGAAGAGGTCGGCGGCGGTCTACCGATCTGGCTGCCAAACGGCGGACGCTTGCGCTCGAAGTTAGAGCAAATTTTATACAAAGCCCACCGCGACCGCGGCTACGAGCCGGTTAGAGGCCCCGAGCTACTAAAAGCCGACGTATGGAAAAAGAGCGGCCACTACGCAAACTACAAAGAAAATATGTACTTTACGACTATTGACGACGCAGAGTATGGCATAAAGCCGATGAACTGCGTCGGCCACATCAAAGTTTATCAAAGTGACATCCGCTCTTACCGCGATTTGCCACTTAAATTTTTCGAGTATGGCGTCGTGCATCGCCATGAAAAAAGCGGTGTGCTTCACGGACTTTTCAGGGTTAGAGAATTTGCACAAGATGACTCGCACATCTTTTGTATGCCAAGCCAAATCAAAGAAAATATCCTAGAAATTTTAAAATTTGCCGGCAAAATAATGGAAAATTTCGGCTTTCATTACGAGATGGAAATTTCGACCAAGCCTGCAAAAGCGATTGGCGGGGACGAAATTTGGGAGACTGCAACCAAAGCGCTAAAAGAAGCGCTTGATGAAAACGGTTTTAGATACGGTATCGACGAGGGCGGTGGCGCATTTTATGGACCAAAAATCGACATCAAAATCACCGACGCATTAAAACGAAAGTGGCAATGCGGCACTATACAAGTTGATTTTAACTTGCCAGAGCGCTTTGATCTAGGCTACATCGACGCAAATAACGAAAGACAGCGCCCTGTAATGCTTCACAGAGCCTTGCTTGGCAGTTTTGAGAGATTTATAGGAATTTTACTTGAGCACACTGCTGGCGAGCTACCATTTTTCATAGCTCCTACGCAAGTCGTCATCGTGCCTATTAGCGACGTGCATTTAGACTATGCAAAAGAAATTTCACGCGAGCTAAGAAAGATCAACGTCGATAGCGAGATCGCAAGTAAAAATGAGAGTTTAAATAAAAGAATAAGAACGGCAGAAAAACAAAGGGTGCCTATGATAGTCGTGCTAGGTGACAACGAAGTAGCGAACAAGAGCGTTGCGCTACGCGACAGACAGGCTAGGACGCAGAGCGATATGAGCTTGGCGGAATTTATAAATTTAACGAAGGAGAAACTTAGTGAGGTACATTTTTGA
- a CDS encoding YbaK/EbsC family protein, with the protein MSEQIFNKIHELLSKNEAKFKVLNHESATTSEEVAKLRGTKMSQGAKALVCSIKGVDEERFRQIFKDENVLNDYLLSDEKPAMKAGKIYILAILPADMQANLDSLTQKFDGKRASLASPDEVLALTDCVFGSVPPFSFHKNLHIVVDERLLQRNDEIAFNAGLLDRSIILNTKDYTKIVRPTLINFAE; encoded by the coding sequence GTGTCTGAGCAAATTTTTAATAAGATACATGAGCTTCTTAGCAAGAATGAAGCCAAATTTAAAGTTCTAAACCATGAGAGTGCGACCACTTCAGAAGAGGTAGCAAAACTTAGAGGAACAAAGATGAGTCAAGGCGCAAAGGCTCTAGTTTGCTCTATTAAAGGGGTGGATGAGGAGAGATTTAGGCAAATTTTTAAAGATGAAAATGTGCTAAATGATTATTTACTAAGCGATGAAAAGCCAGCGATGAAGGCTGGTAAAATTTATATTTTGGCTATTTTGCCAGCCGATATGCAAGCAAATCTTGATAGCTTGACACAAAAATTTGACGGCAAAAGAGCAAGCCTAGCTAGTCCAGATGAAGTTTTGGCATTGACAGATTGTGTTTTTGGATCAGTGCCACCATTTAGCTTTCATAAAAATTTACACATTGTAGTTGATGAAAGGTTACTACAAAGAAACGATGAGATCGCATTTAATGCAGGACTACTTGATAGATCGATCATTTTAAATACAAAAGATTATACGAAGATAGTACGACCAACGCTAATAAATTTTGCAGAATAA
- the ung gene encoding uracil-DNA glycosylase, which yields MQINLDDIKIEPSWKEMLKDEFLSENFARIKENFLKAKSTGVIYPPSALIFNAFNLTPFHDVKVVILGQDPYHGANQAMGLSFSVPSGVKVPPSLVNIYKEIYADLGIKEPNSGDLTKWAKQGVLLLNSTLSVSAGVANSHASFGWQGFTDAVIKKISENLQNVVFILWGNPARAKAPLIDTSKHLILEAAHPSPLARGAFFGCRHFSKANIYLANHGKTPIDWDLNVKI from the coding sequence ATGCAGATAAATTTAGATGATATAAAGATCGAGCCAAGTTGGAAAGAGATGTTAAAAGATGAGTTTTTGAGTGAAAATTTTGCGCGTATCAAAGAAAATTTCTTAAAAGCAAAGAGTACTGGCGTTATCTATCCACCAAGCGCGCTTATATTTAATGCATTTAACCTAACGCCATTTCACGATGTCAAAGTCGTCATCCTAGGCCAAGATCCATACCATGGCGCAAATCAAGCCATGGGATTAAGCTTTTCAGTACCTAGTGGCGTAAAAGTCCCACCAAGTCTTGTAAATATCTATAAAGAAATTTACGCTGATCTTGGCATAAAAGAGCCAAATAGCGGCGATCTAACAAAATGGGCAAAACAAGGCGTACTACTACTAAACTCAACTTTAAGCGTTAGCGCTGGAGTGGCAAATTCTCATGCAAGCTTTGGCTGGCAGGGCTTTACTGATGCTGTAATAAAAAAGATAAGCGAAAATTTACAAAACGTAGTTTTTATACTTTGGGGCAACCCAGCTAGAGCCAAAGCACCGCTCATTGACACCAGCAAGCACCTCATCTTAGAGGCAGCACATCCAAGCCCTCTGGCTCGTGGGGCGTTTTTTGGCTGCCGTCACTTCTCAAAAGCAAACATTTATCTAGCAAACCACGGCAAAACGCCAATAGACTGGGATCTAAACGTAAAAATTTGA